A window of Chaetodon trifascialis isolate fChaTrf1 chromosome 3, fChaTrf1.hap1, whole genome shotgun sequence genomic DNA:
cagaaaaacaaactgacttAGAAGCAGAGGGTAACCGGCACAGGGATCATCATCCGGATAGACCTCAAAACAAAATCTGTCATGTTATTACAATTATCTTTGACACTGACCGACCAACAGTTCTGAAGCGGTCTGTGTGGTGGTGAAGCTCTTCCAGCAGAGCCTCAATGCTCTTGGTTTTGTCACTTATGTGATAAAAGTGAATCAGAAATCAGAGTAAATCCCACTCgaaatttaaaaatgtttgtatgGGATCATAAAATTTCAAACTCTTAAATTTGGAGGTCTGGCCTGATGAGACTTGAGGAGAAAATTTCTGAACCTAAGTCATTTGAAATCCAGTTAAGGTGTAAATTTGAGTCAAACTGTCCTTAAGGTGactaaaaacaggaaataacactGATGTTATAATCAGAGTAAGATGAGCTCTGTATGTGTAGCATATCTACCTGTCTGGCAAAACAGAGGAGTTCTCTGTGGTGTAAACATCAAGAGAACGTCTCTATTCTAACTCGTCTGCAGCTTCCTGGTCTGGTTCTGTACTCTCTCTTTAGGGGGAACAAGGTTTGTTCAAACAGAAGTCACTGAAGAGAATTATTCTGATTCCAGAGtcctttttatctttattggcTGCCATGTTTTCCACTTCATGACCATTTCAAGTCTGAACCATTCTCAACCATCCACTGCACACCAATATAATAAACATCCATCATTACATGTTGCTGCTTTGGTATTCACCAAAATGAAAACTGGCCATTTCCACTGTAAATAACTGCTCCACTGGGGAAAAAAGTGAACCGAATCTTCACCTGTGACAGAGAGATGGATTaacactgccatctagtggaagTTTCACTCACTGAACATGTACCTGTGCTGACACGTAATAGATGACCAGTACCCTACAGACAGTTTCTATGGAAACAGGATCATTAGTTCATTTACCTGTGCTCTTGTCCGACTCCTGCCACCAAAAACTGACCGGAGCTAGAAAACTTCAGACTGTTGACAAAGCCGGGCtgccagaggaagcagaggaagaggcaaaATAATTCAAAGACACTTTGAGACAGCTGTTGTGGCAGCTGTAAATAATGGGCATAActagcttaaaaaaaaacacacaccttaTGTAAATGTTACCATTCTGTAAATGAGAGGAGAAGCACAAGCTTACCACTGGTACACTGAATAAAGGCTCCAGTCTGCGGTAGTTCTGGCCACACTTCCACACCTGCACCTGAGAGTTGTGTGAACCTGAACAGAAGAAGAACCACACTTAATATCACGACAGACATCTTAATTACAGCTTAGCGGAACATAACTGTATCATTTTCTACTCATGAGAGTGTAGGACAGTTAATCAGGGCCATGGTTACCAATTATATGAGATATATATATCATATGATTACATTTGCATTCATACCAGACAGCTGAGAAAAGGCTTCATTTTAATGCATCCTGCATATAatgaagtgtgagtgtgtgtgttaggaagAAGCTGGTAAGAAGGACTCTCACAGCCAGAGGCACCTGAGGCGACGGTATCCGAGTTCTGGAGCGCCGCTACCGAAGCCACCCAATGAGGCTGCTCCAGCCCggcgtcaccatggcaaccgtGAGCCTGCTTCACTGTGCTGAGAGGCTTCTTCTTGTTGACACTccaaagagacacagagctgAGGTCACCGGGAAAATTGGGAGAGGGCACGGAGGGGGAGACATGACTGAATGTGCCAACACGATTAGATCCTGCAACAAAACTGCAATCCAGACGGTGTGAGCGTAAAAGCTGCGAGTGTCTCACCCATCATCGGCTCCTGTTATCATGTGCTCCTCATTTATGAGCTGGATGCAGTCAATGGAACCCCTgtgggaagacagagagacgtTAGTCTTTCTGTATGTTCACAGCACCTGTATGACATTCAGATGAATATAAATACTATaataatatgattttttttcatgtggaCTGTTTAAAGGCTTTTGTACTCCCTATTCAGACGTATCAGTCCTTTCCCTGGTGATATGACTTTGTTTCTTTCTAGCATGAGGGACCAGTTCTCTTATTGTTCTTCCAAGTCTCATTTACTTTTTCTGATGCGAAATACTTATCCTTGACTTTGCTGTTCTGTactattttcacatttgttcCTGATAAAATCTTCAAGAGCCAACTCCTGTGTGTTTAGCTTGCTGGACAGCCGTGCACCTACATGCATAGTGAGGGAAACGACTAGAAAGGTCACCTGAAAGAattcaagacttttttttccaaccttcatcatttattctgtTTCCGTCTGTGTTTGAAGGTTATTTTCCTTTAATAAATATCACTCTGAATTCTAAAGCTTTATGGACAATTCTCTTGCACCTTTATATATTCAGAAGGTATTTCTTAGGACTGTTTAGCATGCAGCATTAATCAATCAAAAAGCTTAAATCAATATTGTACAGAAGATAAGGGACAAAAGCCTCTATGGTGAACATAGGACTTTGTCGTTAAACCTCTCAGAGTTAACTGAAAAGTAAAAACTGGTGGTCTTCTCATCTTTGAGAAGACATACTTCCTTACTTGACTATTTTATAACGTGTTTATAGTAATCAGTGTACCTCAcggacactgacacagaaacatCAGGGGAGAGACTGAAAGAGACTCACTCGTGGCCGTGGAACACCAGCTGAGATTCCTCGGCTATCTTCCACACCCTCACTGAGCGGTCTCGTCctcctgcagtcacacagcacTCACGGCTCAGGCTGTCCAGCCCCGTGATGGCGTCCTGATGCCCAAAACTACAGCGAATCACAACACAGTTAAAGTCAAACACTGAAGATAAATGCAGGTGTTTGGCGGTGAGATAAATAATTTTCTGATTAGTTACTCACAGAGTTTCCACATATGCGTTCTCGTCCACGTTCCACACCTTCACTGAGCGATCGTGAGAGGCGCTGTACAGATCATGAGTCCCCTTCCGGAATGAAAGACCctgagagggaaaaagacaTGACATGATTCACAGGAGGGCCTCAGAGTTACAGTGAATTCTGTTAcgataaaaaacacaaagttagTCCATGcagctgagagaggaagagggagaacgCACCGACACAGGGCCTTTGTGTCCTGTGAACTTATGTagatgtttgcatgtttctgcCTCCCAGATCATAATCAGATTGTTCATGTCGCCAGTGGCCTAAAAAGATGTTGAGAAAGAGGCTTCTGTTAAAGGATGATGTCACACTTTGGCAATCCTCActagtaaaaataaatgaatacatactttttatgtatatacacatgcagtgcatactgcatgtgtgtctgttcattTCCCAAACTGGCAAAAGCAGGCTACAGTGAGAGAGAACTACTCACCAAGTATTTTCCATCCGATGATACGGCCACGCACAGGATATGAGCTGTATGTCCAACGTGCCGATCCTCTGTGCCTTTCCTTCCACCTGGTATTGTGTGCAATTTCTTCCCACTCTCGACATCCCCTGACGATATAAGACAAATACTGaataacaaacactgacagtgctAAGTCAGCGCCTTCATTCAGTCCCCCCACCTGAATTTCGTATGTACAAAGGTTTTTTGGGGATCCTAATGCATACTCACATTTAATGATGGAGCAGTCTTTGGCAGCAGAAAAGATGTACTTGTCGTCAGAGGTGATGACCAGACAGGTAATTGGAAGTTTGTGCCCTCTCAAAACTCGGATCTCTGAAGCATCTGGTGGCATGAGctaaaagacagaatgaaaatgtaagaaaactCAGTCTGTTCAGAAACAGCTTTTTTGCAGTAAATTAGTGGACATGCAATGGAAAATTCCCATACTTACATCTTTGGCGATAAGTCGCTGAAGCTTTCCTTTCTGTTCAAGCTGGGAGGAATAACAAACAGAACAAGATCAATAACACTGACCATTGTATGACACTGAAGTCAACACGTGAAATCAGAAGTATGGAAGGAAGATGTCCGAAAACCCAGAAGAATATACCAACATTTTTATCTGCTCAGAGGTTTGTTCATCTGGATGACATTAGCTGTTCAGTAATGGGACAGTGCACAGAAAGATTTAATGGTCAAACTGAAGCTACACAGTTACTGAGTTTGACTGTAGTAGCAGAGGTGTGGTGGTGGCCAGAAATAGGATTATGAAAAATGAGTGTGTTGTGTTAATGTCCCGAACGACAATTATACCGTTTACTACAGATTACACTCTTACCACTTCTTCTTGAAGTCTGCCAGCAATCAGATCAGTCTCAAACGagtcttcttctgctttcttttcctctgatcAAATCAGATCACACAATTAATACACACCGTGCATCCACAGAATGTATTGTGAAGACCTCTATGGCCAAAGGTTAGAGATAATACAAGCTTACCTTCCTCCTTTAGCTGCGCGAGGTAAAGTTTGGCTAATCTAAGCTTCTTCTCCTGTGGCGTTTCCTCGTACTCATTCTCTTCATTGGACTGTCTTTTCTTGGACCCTACATAACTGTACACGAAAcgacacaaatcaaacaaattaaCAACTGTCGGGTTGATTATGTGCTTTAAAATCGGGACCACAGAGCTGTCATCGATGCAGAACCACGCGTGAGCAAATCAGAAGTGTACCTCTCTGTCTCAGAGTCGCTGGAAATCTCTTCGTTGTATTTGGAGTTGGGTTTCTTTGCTCGTACTTTACTTTTTGCACCGGAGTCCCCATCACCCtgcaacagaacaaaaacagaggaTTTGTAATGACACACGATAAGTGTGCACTGATGCCTGAAACAGAGTAAAAGGCGTCAGGAGAGCGGGTTGTAGCAGGTAAGTCGCATGAGTCAACCTGCTGGCTAGCTAGCGTTAACGTGATTTAGCATACTTGCTAACAGTCCAGCTCACTTACCTTTCGTTTTGGTAGCTCTCTACTTTTCCCCTTCTTGACTAATTtggggttttcttttttctttataaaGAAAGACGAAGACATGGTGAAACGCGACAAACAGCGTGTGTAACTGTAGATAGAGTCAACTCCACGACTGCCTGAGCAGCAAGTCAACATTAAACCCACATGGGTACACTGCAACCAAACTAGACCGTGAAGTCACATTTAAAGAcatgctctgattggctgaatttCACAATTGCCACTAAATACCCGCCTTTTTGTTCAATTTCTAGATTTCCATTGGTTGAATTAAGAATTTATACGAGCAGGAAATTGTACTGGGGTGAAATACTTCCCTCGGGGAATAAGTTTTTGCAGCTTTGTTCCGCACATAATTGTAAAAATATAAATTTCATAACACAACACTCTTAAACACATGTGTACCACACGCAGTAAAAGATAAATATAGGAGCAGTATTTCACATATATTTAACCGGAAACGTTTTGCGCGGCTGTTAAAAAGAAGCCGTAATTGTATCAGGATCTATGTAGTGTACTACTGCAGTAGTACTACTACTTCCTCTACTACGCAGTATTTCCATTTACTGcgctgtctctgtcctcagtgaGTGTGGTTACAGTTTATCGAAGTCGAGCTGAACAGCCAGGTGAGCCTCCTCTGACTCGTCTAACATGAATTATCACATGTTATTGATAATGTATTGAACGTCAGTTTGTATCAGCAGTGGCTGCAACTGGAGGCAATCTGCGGGCTAGTAGGAGGGGTTGGAGAGGCAGGGGGAGGGGATGCAACGCGAACTAACTTTTCATTATTGTCTCGAATGCATGagtcaaaaatgaataaaaaacgTCAAGCGACTGATAAAAGTTGGACTCAAAGTTTCCCTCCATCTTGTGCAGAAAACTTTAACTGTCACCTGATCCAATCTTTACTCTCAGCAGATATATTTTTACCCCCCATGCCACCCAAGAGGGACGCAGGAGCGACTCCATCACACCCGCCAGTCAAGATGATAAAAATCGGCACTGATGCTCAGGAGTTTGGCGGCGATCCAGTGGAGGATAAATACAGGTTGGGCGAGGAGTCCAACTACTCACCTTTCCCCAACAATGAGGTGAGAGATTTTGATGTAattcagaatttaaaaaaaacaaaaacaaaaacaaaaaaaaaacagatgttgtGTAATCATGTTTATGTGATttcctgtctcttttttttttcccagcacgAAACCATTGAGTTTGACGAAGACAATGTGTCAAGTCCTGGCATCAGAACAGACACCATCAGCCTCCTCATGAAGATAGAGCAACTGCAGGCACAACTCAAATACGAACGCAGATGTAGGATTTTGGCTGAGAGGGAGCTGAGAGAGCTGAAAGGTGGGTGGAGAAAAATGACTAATATATTGATTAATATGCTTAAAAAATACAAGTCAGGACCACACAGTCTAATTACTGTGTGTGACTCACTCAAATCACAGCTGGGGCAAGGCTGTAGGTGGTATTGAGGTAATTTCCTCTGTCGTATATTTGGAAATTAAATACATTCTTGAGTaatttgcaagaaaaaaaaaaatttgtgcTAAGTAATTTAAAATAGAAAGCAATTGAATGTGGTACTGAATAAAATCATTCATAGTCAGTGTTGTTGTCACACATCCATTTAAATTGTTATCTCTAGTCTATAAACTAGATAGTCTTAATTTATAAACTAGATAGTCTTTCAGTCAGTGCACAGCAGGTCAGGTGATCATGCAAAAACGTGACATCAGTTTACAGACCTGcattaaaattgtgtttttctttgaggGACCTTACCCTTAGATTTACTGGCAGATTGCATAATGTTTATTACAATATGATACAAGTTAATATCGTTTATGTATCTGTAGataggagagaaagacagggcCTTGAAATGATGTTAAGACAACAATAAAggacaagaaaaaaatgttattgagcagttaaatgaaaaataaaaggtgaaatattttgtgattttctaGATATTTTTCCCGGTTTAGTTGTTGGCTAATCAGCTTCTTTGTTGGGAGGGGTTCTGCTAAAATTCGGGCTGTGACCCTGAACCTACGATGATCTAATAATCTAAACTATGAATGAACTTGCTCTGTTTCAGCATTTCTAAAGTGATTCCACCCTTTTTTCAGAGATGAACACTCTGATGATGCAGATGCGGCACACAGCGCACGAGCTGCGCGTCACCCTGGATCACGTCCTCCAGGGAGGCGAGGCAGCAGTTGCAGCGCAGAACTCTCAGGATGAAACCGTCTCCTTCCTGAATGAGCCTGAGGCCGAGATGAGAGCGGTTCATGATATCCAGGAGGTGAGTGCAGCAGATTGTTTCCT
This region includes:
- the rrp9 gene encoding U3 small nucleolar RNA-interacting protein 2 isoform X2 → MLTCCSGSRGVDSIYSYTRCLSRFTMSSSFFIKKKENPKLVKKGKSRELPKRKGDGDSGAKSKVRAKKPNSKYNEEISSDSETESYVGSKKRQSNEENEYEETPQEKKLRLAKLYLAQLKEEEEKKAEEDSFETDLIAGRLQEEVLEQKGKLQRLIAKDLMPPDASEIRVLRGHKLPITCLVITSDDKYIFSAAKDCSIIKWDVESGKKLHTIPGGRKGTEDRHVGHTAHILCVAVSSDGKYLATGDMNNLIMIWEAETCKHLHKFTGHKGPVSGLSFRKGTHDLYSASHDRSVKVWNVDENAYVETLFGHQDAITGLDSLSRECCVTAGGRDRSVRVWKIAEESQLVFHGHEGSIDCIQLINEEHMITGADDGSVSLWSVNKKKPLSTVKQAHGCHGDAGLEQPHWVASVAALQNSDTVASGSHNSQVQVWKCGQNYRRLEPLFSVPVPGFVNSLKFSSSGQFLVAGVGQEHRLGRWWRIKEAKNGICVIPLKRKPPNSEEAKMTE
- the rrp9 gene encoding U3 small nucleolar RNA-interacting protein 2 isoform X1 — translated: MLTCCSGSRGVDSIYSYTRCLSRFTMSSSFFIKKKENPKLVKKGKSRELPKRKGDGDSGAKSKVRAKKPNSKYNEEISSDSETESYVGSKKRQSNEENEYEETPQEKKLRLAKLYLAQLKEEEEKKAEEDSFETDLIAGRLQEEVLEQKGKLQRLIAKDLMPPDASEIRVLRGHKLPITCLVITSDDKYIFSAAKDCSIIKWDVESGKKLHTIPGGRKGTEDRHVGHTAHILCVAVSSDGKYLATGDMNNLIMIWEAETCKHLHKFTGHKGPVSGLSFRKGTHDLYSASHDRSVKVWNVDENAYVETLFGHQDAITGLDSLSRECCVTAGGRDRSVRVWKIAEESQLVFHGHEGSIDCIQLINEEHMITGADDGSVSLWSVNKKKPLSTVKQAHGCHGDAGLEQPHWVASVAALQNSDTVASGASGCSHNSQVQVWKCGQNYRRLEPLFSVPVPGFVNSLKFSSSGQFLVAGVGQEHRLGRWWRIKEAKNGICVIPLKRKPPNSEEAKMTE
- the LOC139329128 gene encoding uncharacterized protein, which translates into the protein MPPKRDAGATPSHPPVKMIKIGTDAQEFGGDPVEDKYRLGEESNYSPFPNNEHETIEFDEDNVSSPGIRTDTISLLMKIEQLQAQLKYERRCRILAERELRELKEMNTLMMQMRHTAHELRVTLDHVLQGGEAAVAAQNSQDETVSFLNEPEAEMRAVHDIQEDDHNFSYLSENLRVPKNLYERIAEIADYKKYTSALLMILFDRETLATHSLQGRRNTFTGEECHKPQLPPDILRSIIDHVAVKFSVDRSQIKTAIRTKLNNEDKLLKKRLGLGKAENKAMVDQSFCQDASLLPENGAMRNDSQL